A window of Fervidobacterium sp. genomic DNA:
GTACTTATATAGTAAGAAATATTCAATTTTTTGGGAGAAGTAATGACGTTATCAAATTGATTTTTGAACTTCTTTCATTTTCTATCATATCATCCTTGATTATTTGTGTAATAAGTATAATTGCTCTATTTACTTGTCTTGGACCAGACAATCTACCTGGGGTTAAGAATCTTTGGACGTAAATTTCAAAAGAGGTGAGTATCGTGAATTCATTGACAAAATTTATAGTTCTGAGCATACTTTTTGTTATTATTCTTTTCTTATCTTTAAAAGCCAACAGAGTTATTGATTTCGACTATTCAGACCAAATTACTGAAGAGGCGAGTTACAATGGCTTCCAAAAGAGTGAAAGTTCTCAGGTACCAGTGAAAAAATCAGATGATGAAGGTAGTATTATCTTGTCTGAGAATACAAAGACCAGCTCATCGCTTGAAACACAAACAGATTTCATCAAGAGGAATGAGAGAAAACTTTCAGCGAAAGAAATGTCAGAACCGCCAAGCATTATAGAAACCTATTCTGAAACAAACGTGAAAATGGATTTTGAAAGTACGCCAGTACAATCTGGAACTTCTTTCGAGGAATCGGCTGACAAAATTTACTCTGAGATATTAGAATTTGAGCAGTCTGTTAGAAAATACATAAGCAAGGGTTATAGGATATCTACGTTGAATAGCGAGAACGTTAAGAATGCAGGGTTGGCAGATGAAACGTTGGCTGAAAGGTACGAAGTTACGTTTAGAGTATCGGGTGAAGGATACGAGATAATAATTACTCCAAAGTATTCTATGAATGAAGAAATAAAGGTTCAGTTAGCGAGAAATAAAGGTATAGACTTGAAGGAAGGGATTCTGAGTTATAGGTTTTGGATAAAAGCTTATAGATAAAGGGGGGATATATATTAGAAAACTTGTTCTTAGTATTTTAGTTGCTAATTTGCTATTAATATTTCGGATAGAAAGTATCCATGCTCAGCTTTTTGTTTCTCATGAATCTGGTTTTTACGATGAAACAATTACGGTTAGTATCTTTTCCACAGTTGGTGGAGACATATACTATACTATCGATGGTTCAGTACCAGCTCCTGGGAAAGAAGGAACATACAAATATTCTTCCCCAATAACCTTTCAGAAAAACTACGCTAACAAACTTATGTTCATTCCTACATCTCCAACATGGCAAGAACCTAAAGAATTATTTCCAAAGGCGACCGTTATCAGAATCGTGGAAGTTAAGGACAGCAAAGTGATAGATACAGCTGTCCGAACTTATTTCGTAGGTATTAGACATTCGTTACCTGTGGTCTCGATAATTGTCGATCCTCAAGACCTTTTTGATGATGGTAAGGGAATATATGTTCCTGGAAAACTTTTTGATCCTTCAAATCCGTATTGGACTGGGAATTATCACCAAAGGGGAGAAGCTTGGGAACGTCCTGCAATTTTTGAGTATTTCGAGAATAACAATCTAAGGTACAGAACCGAAATTGGAGTCAGGATTCATGGAGAATTTTCAAGAAGCTTCCCAGTAAAATCTTTAAGACTTTACGCGCGTAACAAAGAAAAGGAGTTTACTTATCCATTTTTCGGAAGAAGTGGGTACAAAAAGCTGCTATTACGAAATTCTGGAAATGATTGGGAATACTGTTACATGAGGGATGCAGTTGCGCAGAATATTTTTAAAGCTTTGGGATTTGATACTCAAGATAATTATCCTGTTGTTCATTACATAAATGGTGAATACTGGGGAATTGTTTATCTGATGGAGTATTACGATTTGAGATATTTGCAAATAAAGTATGGGGTAAGTGAAAAAAATACGGTTATTATAAACTACGATTTAACTATTCAAGATGGAAAAGAAGGTGATCAACAAAGTTTTGTAGAGCTTCTTAATTT
This region includes:
- a CDS encoding CotH kinase family protein, translated to MLLIFRIESIHAQLFVSHESGFYDETITVSIFSTVGGDIYYTIDGSVPAPGKEGTYKYSSPITFQKNYANKLMFIPTSPTWQEPKELFPKATVIRIVEVKDSKVIDTAVRTYFVGIRHSLPVVSIIVDPQDLFDDGKGIYVPGKLFDPSNPYWTGNYHQRGEAWERPAIFEYFENNNLRYRTEIGVRIHGEFSRSFPVKSLRLYARNKEKEFTYPFFGRSGYKKLLLRNSGNDWEYCYMRDAVAQNIFKALGFDTQDNYPVVHYINGEYWGIVYLMEYYDLRYLQIKYGVSEKNTVIINYDLTIQDGKEGDQQSFVELLNFVRENDLSIKSNYEKVCNLIDIDNFINFKLSEIIAANNDWPGNNERMWRVLKIEDNTYADGKWRWMMYDMDNSLWIPEHNTLTVAIFGDPNVPWTMTDEATLLLRKLLKNEEFKKKFVERFYYIMSNVFIPERINTIVENYINLLKDEMVLHSNRWGKPDAELWKEDCLWLSNFGYLRKEFIENIFKNFFESE